From a single Diachasmimorpha longicaudata isolate KC_UGA_2023 chromosome 15, iyDiaLong2, whole genome shotgun sequence genomic region:
- the LOC135169830 gene encoding uncharacterized protein LOC135169830 isoform X1 encodes MFLESNWTWLAERWGNMADLAERVDDLICSFDSSGDTTMDTLSMLIFGWMLFGLIVLCVGKYIYNRFVLIDKITTSGASGGVASVSNVSGKEHGVHGIGESVVSAGSIASKLLTQEKPIRVAMAKSATASVAGSAGVIGVSGGHGGGGGGGYVPPTPPMRKRLTRKPSGSLLSPARSSRALHLPAATGADTEAVRWVNELVVWLHSDLVILNELLASWVLSLNHFVASSVDEHGVGVEFVRVLPETQSPSLSNIFCECDSKNDVTITCDCEATPALQLKAFRQKGDKVEVSHYRANVNRFRARLNVVCITEKLLMDLKCDGWPEVKVSLAQVGTIKKDLDESQLQEVVTEIVVGALRGTNVHLNLSKYPTCPRLWRDPPPHTGYSVPLHYDSMGRPESTAPQYVSGDRRLLVKVVRATDLGGKEGCSQPYCVVELDEPPQKHQTSIKKDTMSPIWDEAFLFDVSHNTSEVLLEIYDNLNKSQRFLGLGIVGVEELLVNPSQRQIIPLQARPYEADEVTGTLTVEFLFIEGAEVPQIGSKPFKLKEAIKPVSPTRTYSPTSQLSNNSLNYNNGNSTLILYDSTAQSTGDYLTNGATIDSPYRTGQTNGNKGTLIVHSQQRQAERQVVKVTLSEDGSWQELSPEHTNRDNSATSGPESTPRSSNSEGTRERGRTRRKRRDFFGTIKKRLSRSKTRSRSAGREGDINHEDAHSRSISADRARDPGSVSLNVPGKEEHSRRSSLSEASAISGTSTRTYINEASTLVLETLENGIKKHYLVPLSLAQKSKWRKKGTKLHIFNDHTFIAKHMSGGTVCEVCKRTLARRLGKQGYECRDCLLKCHKHCHVKVETMCSTSTIQSIELTYIRTPQLERKFSTRRC; translated from the exons aTGTTTTTGGAATCCAATTGGACTTGGTTGGCAGAACGATGGGGCAATATGGCCGACTTGGCCGAGCGGGTTGACGATCTGATATGCAGTTTTGATTCGTCTGGTGATACAACAATGGATACATTATCAATGCTAATATTCGGTTGGATGCTGTTCGGTCTTATTGTCCTGTGCGTTGGTAAATACATTTACAATCGTTTTGTTCTTATCGATAAAATTACAACGAGTGGAGCAAGTGGTGGTGTTGCCAGTGTGTCCAATGTATCGGGGAAGGAACATGGGGTACATGGAATTGGTGAGAGTGTCGTGTCAGCTGGAAGTATTGCCAGTAAATTACTCACGCAGGAGAAACCCATCAGAGTTGCAATGGCGAAATCAGCAACTGCCAGTGTTGCTGGAAGTGCTGGTGTCATTGGAGTCAGTGGTGGGCATGGgggtggaggtggtggtgggTATGTACCACCAACACCACCGATGAGAAAAAGATTGACAAGAAAACCATCTGGCTCGCTGTTGAGTCCAGCGAGGAGCTCGAGAGCACTTCATTTGCCGGCTGCCACTGGCGCTGATACTGAGGCTGTTCGCTGGGTTAATGAGCTCGTTGTTTGGCTACACTCGGATTTGGTCATACTTAATGAACTACTCGCCTCTTGGGTGCTCTCACTCAATCACTTTGTCGCTAGTTCGGTCGATGAG CATGGAGTGGGTGTCGAATTTGTCCGGGTACTTCCGGAGACACAATCGCCTTCTCTATCAAAtatcttctgcgaatgtgaTTCTAAAAATGACGTT ACGATAACATGCGATTGCGAAGCAACTCCGGCACTGCAGCTGAAGGCATTCCGACAAAAAGGTGATAAAGTTGAGGTCAGCCATTATCGTGCGAATGTAAATCGCTTTCGAGCCCGGTTAAATGTTGTTTGTATCACCGAGAAACTCCTGATGGACTTGAAATGCGATGGCTGGCCAGAG GTGAAGGTCTCACTGGCCCAAGTGGGAACCATTAAGAAGGATCTCGACGAGAGCCAGCTTCAGGAAGTTGTGACTGAGATCGTGGTTGGCGCACTGAGGGGCACTAATGTCCATCTCAATCTGTCTAAATACCCCACTTGTCCCCGACTCTGGCGGGATCCACCACCTCACACTGGGTATTCAGTGCCACTCCACTACGACAGCATG ggtCGTCCAGAGTCAACGGCACCGCAGTACGTATCAGGTGACAGACGTTTACTGGTTAAAGTTGTTCGAGCAACCGATCTCGGAGGGAAGGAGGGATGCTCCCAGCCGTATTGTGTAGTCGAATTGGATGAACCACCGCAAAAGCACCAGACATCGATTAAGAAAGATACAATGAGCCCGATTTGGGACGAAGCCTTCCTGTT CGATGTCAGTCACAATACGTCGGAAGTACTATTGGAGATCTACGATAACTTGAATAAAAGTCAACGATTCCTGGGGCTGGGAATTGTCGGGGTCGAAGAGCTGCTCGTCAATCCGAGCCAGAGGCAGATTATTCCTCTTCAGGCGAGACCCTACGAAGCTGATGAAGTCACTGGAACTTTGACTGTCGAA TTTCTTTTTATTGAAGGGGCCGAGGTGCCTCAGATTGGTTCGAAGCCCTTCAAACTCAAGGAAGCTATAAAACCAGTGTCACCTACCCGCACATACAGCCCAACCAGCCAGCTCAGCAATAATAGTCTTAATTATAACAATGGTAACAGTACACTTATCTTGTACGACTCTACTGCTCAATCAACCGGGG ACTATCTGACCAATGGTGCAACCATCGACTCACCGTACAGAACGGGACAGACGAATGGTAACAAGGGGACTCTGATTGTTCATAGTCAACAGAGG caaGCTGAACGTCAAGTCGTCAAG GTTACACTATCAGAGGATGGCAGTTGGCAAGAACTTTCCCCAGAG caCACCAATCGGGATAACAGCGCTACATCAGGTCCGGAGAGCACGCCAAGGTCGTCGAATTCGGAAGGAACTAGAG AACGGGGACGAAcgcgaagaaaacgacgtGACTTTTTCGGAACAATAAAAAAGCGCTTGAGTAGGTCGAAGACTAGAAGTAGATCGGCAGGACGAGAGGGTGATATTAATCACGAAGATGCTCACTCGAGATCGATATCCGCTGACAGGGCACGGGATCCAGGCTCAG TATCGTTAAATGTGCCAGGCAAAGAAGAGCACTCGCGAAGATCAAGTCTGAGTGAGGCCTCGGCAATCAGCGGCACGTCAACGAGAACGTACATCAACGAGGCATCAACACTAGTCCTAGAAACCTTAGAAAATGGGATTAAAAA GCACTACCTAGTACCCCTCTCCCTCGCCCAGAAGAGCAAGTGGAGGAAAAAGGGCACAAAATTGCACATATTCAACGACCACACCTTCATCGCGAAACACATGTCTGG tgggACCGTATGTGAAGTCTGCAAGAGGACATTAGCACGAAGATTAGGAAAACAGGGTTACGAATGTAGGGACTGTTTACTAAAATGCCACAAGCATTGTCATGTTAAAGTGGAGACCATGTGCTCGACATCAACAATTCAAAGCATAGAATT AACATACATCCGGACACCGCAGCTCGAACGGAAATTTTCAACCCGTCGATGCTGA